The Miscanthus floridulus cultivar M001 chromosome 17, ASM1932011v1, whole genome shotgun sequence genome has a window encoding:
- the LOC136518939 gene encoding protein HYPER-SENSITIVITY-RELATED 4-like, translating into MSSDGSGSGSYERYITMAASATAAVMLLRTVVSELLPYEVGDLLRAAARGVRARVSSRHTVVIDEAEGLSANQLYDAARTYLAARVTPDVPRLRASRVDDAQGITVGMEQGEEMVDAHDGVDYTWTLVVSRDAAASRAAGAAAAGRDKAGRPEAKSFEVSFHRRHKDKALGSYLPHVVATAKAIKDRQRSLKMHMVEYDAWTAVDLRHPSTFDTLAMDDKLKSSVIEDLQRFVRRKDYYRRIGRAWKRGYLLYGPPGTGKSSLVAAMANFLKFDIYDLELTEVKSNSDLRRLLVGTSNRSILVVEDIDCSIELQQRDEGERRATRPTASAGEDDDDKVTLSGLLNFVDGLWSTSGEERIIVFTTNYRERLDPALLRPGRMDMHIHMGYCTPESFRILARNYHSVQNHAMYPEIEQLIQEVMVSPAEVAEVLMRNDNSDVVLEDLLEFLKEKRKQSGQSKDANENGD; encoded by the exons ATGTCGTCGgacgggagcgggagcgggagctaCGAGAGGTACATCACGATGGCCgcgtcggcgacggcggcggtcaTGCTGCTGCGGACCGTGGTGAGCGAGCTGCTGCCCTACGAGGTCGGGGACCTGCTGCGCGCGGCGGCGCGGGGCGTCCGCGCCCGCGTCTCGTCGCGGCACACCGTGGTCATCGACGAGGCCGAGGGCCTGTCGGCCAACCAGCTCTACGACGCCGCGCGCACGTACCTGGCCGCCCGGGTCACCCCCGACGTGCCGCGCCTCCGCGCCAGCCGCGTCGACGACGCGCAGGGCATCACCGTGGGGATGGAGCAGGGGGAGGAGATGGTCGACGCCCACGACGGCGTCGACTACACCTGGACTCTGGTCGTCTCCCGCGACGCCGCAGCATCCAGGGcagcaggcgccgccgccgccggccgcgacAAGGCCGGCCGCCCGGAGGCCAAGTCGTTCGAGGTCAGCTTCCACAGGAGGCACAAGGACAAGGCCCTGGGGTCCTACCTCCCGCACGTCGTCGCCACGGCCAAGGCCATCAAGGACCGGCAGCGGAGCCTCAAGATGCACATGGTGGAGTACGACGCCTGGACCGCTGTCGACCTCCGCCACCCTTCCACCTTTGACACGCTCGCCATGGACGACAAGCTCAAGTCCTCCGTCATAGAGGACCTCCAGAGGTTCGTCAGGAGGAAGGACTACTACAGGAGGATCGGCAGGGCCTGGAAGCGGGGCTACCTGCTCTACGGCCCGCCAGGGACCGGCAAGTCCAGCctcgtcgccgccatggccaactTCCTTAAGTTTGACATCTACGACCTTGAGCTCACTGAGGTCAAGTCCAACTCCGACCTCCGGAGGCTGCTCGTCGGGACCAGCAACCGCTCCATTCTCGTGGTTGAAGACATTGACTGCAGCATTGAGCTGCAGCAGCGGGATGAAGGCGAGAGGCGTGCCACCAGGCCCACTGCGTCTGCAGGAGAAGACGACGACGACAAG GTGACGCTATCTGGGCTGCTCAACTTCGTTGATGGTCTCTGGTCGACAAGCGGGGAGGAGAGGATCATCGTCTTCACCACCAACTACAGGGAGCGGCTTGACCCAGCGCTACTGCGGCCTGGAAGGATGGACATGCACATCCACATGGGGTACTGCACCCCAGAGTCGTTCCGGATACTGGCAAGGAACTACCACTCAGTTCAAAATCATGCCATGTACCCAGAAATTGAGCAGCTTATACAGGAGGTAATGGTCTCACCTGCGGAGGTTGCTGAGGTTCTGATGAGGAACGACAACAGTGATGTTGTACTTGAGGATCTCCTTGAGTTCCTCAAGGAGAAGAGGAAACAATCTGGTCAGAGCAAGGATGCAAATGAGAATGGAGATTAA
- the LOC136517212 gene encoding AAA-ATPase At3g50940-like, translating to MASYDKAFESYKKALTTAASVAASMMLVRSVVNEVVPPELLFSGFGYLRSRTTSDHTIVVEKKNDGFGNNHVFCAVKTYLATRMNTDIQQRLRVSSMDENDKMMVSMDDGDEMLDVYEGTEFKWCLVCKDNNSNDSLNGSQNESQFFELTFNKKHKDRALRSYLPFILATAKAIKAQERTLMIHMTEYGNWSPIDLHHPSTFDTLAMDHKLKQSIIDDLNRFMKRKDYYKKIGKAWKRGYLLYGPPGTGKSSLIAAMANHLRFDIYDLELTAVMSNSDLRRLLVGMDNRSILVIEDIDCTIELKQREEGEGHEESNSTEQNKGEGKVTLSGLLNFVDGLWSTSGEERIIVFTTNYKERLDPALLRPGRMDMHIHMGYCTPESFQILANNYHSIEYHHTYPEIEKLIKEVTVTPAEVAEVLMRNDDTDVVLHDLVEFLKSKMKDANEIKTEHKEANSQLDEKKDDKDNDKN from the exons ATGGCGTCCTACGACAAGGCCTTCGAGTCCTACAAGAAGGCCCTCACCACCGCGGCGTCCGTCGCCGCGTCCATGATGCTGGTGCGCAGCGTGGTGAACGAGGTGGTGCCGCCCGAGCTGCTCTTCTCCGGCTTCGGCTACCTACGCTCGCGCACGACGTCGGACCACACCATCGTCGTCGAGAAGAAGAACGACGGGTTCGGCAACAACCACGTCTTCTGCGCCGTCAAGACTTACCTCGCCACACGCATGAACACCGACATCCAGCAGCGCTTGCGCGTCAGCAGCATGGACGAGAACGACAAGATGATGGTCAGCATGGATGACGGCGACGAGATGCTGGATGTTTATGAAGGCACGGAGTTCAAGTGGTGCCTTGTCTGCAAAGACAACAACTCAAATGACTCCCTCAACGGCAGTCAGAACGAGTCCCAGTTCTTCGAGTTGACCTTCAACAAGAAGCACAAGGACAGAGCCCTCAGATCGTACCTCCCATTCATTTTGGCCACAGCCAAGGCCATTAAAGCCCAGGAGAGAACTCTAATGATACACATGACTGAGTACGGGAATTGGTCCCCGATTGACCTCCACCACCCATCTACATTCGACACGCTTGCCATGGACCACAAGCTGAAGCAGTCCATCATCGATGACCTTAACAGGTTCATGAAGAGGAAAGATTACTATAAGAAGATTGGCAAGGCATGGAAGAGGGGGTACCTGCTGtatggtccacctgggactgggAAGTCAAGCCTAATCGCAGCCATGGCCAACCATCTCAGGTTTGACATATATGATCTCGAGCTAACTGCGGTCATGTCCAACTCAGACCTCAGGAGGCTTCTTGTTGGCATGGACAACCGATCCATTCTAGTGATTGAAGATATTGACTGCACCATCGAACTGAAACAACGGGAGGAGGGTGAGGGACATGAGGAGTCAAATTCTACAGAACAAAACAAGGGGGAAGGCAAG GTAACGCTGTCTGGACTGCTCAACTTTGTTGATGGGCTGTGGTCAACAAGTGGTGAGGAAAGGATCATCGTCTTCACAACCAATTACAAGGAGCGGCTCGACCCGGCACTGCTGCGGCCTGGAAGGATGGACATGCACATCCACATGGGGTATTGCACCCCAGAGTCTTTCCAAATCCTTGCCAACAACTACCACTCCATCGAGTACCATCACACGTATCCAGAGATTGAGAAACTGATCAAGGAGGTGACGGTAACACCCGCAGAGGTTGCTGAGGTTCTGATGAGGAATGATGACACTGATGTTGTGCTCCATGATCTTGTCGAATTCCTGAAGTCAAAAATGAAGGATGCCAATGAGATCAAGACTGAACACAAGGAAGCAAATAGCCAGCtggatgagaagaaagatgacaaggatAATGACAAAAATTAA
- the LOC136517033 gene encoding uncharacterized protein, which produces MAGSAADAEQEQKRAAAAAYDYEGDARWADYWSNVLVPPNLASRPDVVDHFKRKFYQRYIDHDLVVEPRSFTGSTQPSRPDVRSSSSSSSENVRARNSGSTSRSAPTPPPPTQTDSAANPLRFDARSIHFSLNAWILVVAGLGMLPILPKHLADRACKLSLLGTIFSSGYSLYSTYGKPRAWNMPAIQAWLQSVLATKDFIHLMFSFMLFTSQLHLKIAALPVLCWALDHVARFLRRNFARSSFYRQYLEEPCLWVETNNTTLSLLSSNAEIALGFLLIISLLSWRRSIIQTFMYWQVLKLMYHAPVTSSYHQSTWAKIGRIVNPYIHRYAPFLQTPISAIQRWWFR; this is translated from the exons ATGGCGGGATCCGCGGCCGACGCGGAGCAGGAGCAgaagcgggcggcggcggcggcgtacgaCTACGAGGGCGACGCGCGCTGGGCCGACTACTGGTCCAACGTCCTCGTCCCGCCGAACCTCGCCTCCCGCCCCGACGTCGTCGACCACTTCAAGCGCAAGTTCTACCAGCGCTACATC GACCATGATCTGGTTGTTGAGCCGAGGTCATTCACTGGTTCCACTCAGCCCAGCAGGCCAGATGTAAGGTCTTCGTCATCGTCATCCAGCGAGAATGTCAGGGCACGTAATTCAG GATCTACTTCGAGGTCAgcgccgacgccgccgccaccaacACAAACAGACAGTGCTGCCAACCCTTTACGGTTCGATGCACGGAGTATACATTTCTCCCTCAACGCATGG ATACTTGTGGTTGCTGGTCTGGGAATGCTTCCTATTTTGCCAAAACACCTTGCTGACAGAGCTTGCAAACTTTCTCTACTGGGAACAATATTTTCATCAGGATATTCTCTATACAGTACTTATGGG AAACCAAGAGCATGGAACATGCCAGCAATTCAAGCTTGGTTGCAGTCTGTACTTGCAACCAAGGATTTTATCCATTTAATGTTCTCTTTTATGCTCTTCACATCTCAATTGCACTTGAAGA TTGCTGCACTACCTGTGCTTTGCTGGGCACTTGATCATGTCGCCAGATTCCTAAGGCGTAACTTTGCTCGATCCTCTTTCTATAG GCAATACCTGGAAGAGCCTTGTCTTTGGGTAGAGACAAATAATACTACACTGAGCCTCCTTAGTTCAAATGCTGAAATTGCCTTGGGTTTTCTTCTGATCATATCACTGCTCTC GTGGCGCCGTAGCATAATTCAGACATTCATGTACTGGCAG GTATTGAAGCTGATGTACCATGCTCCTGTGACATCCAGCTATCACCAGAGCACCTGGGCGAAAATTGGCAGGATTGTGAATCCATACATCCACCGCTACGCCCCCTTCCTCCAGACGCCCATTTCTGCGATCCAAAGATGGTGGTTCAGGTAG